One Cydia splendana chromosome 21, ilCydSple1.2, whole genome shotgun sequence genomic region harbors:
- the LOC134801121 gene encoding methionine--tRNA ligase, mitochondrial, with product MRLTLRLFSSVVQKRPFFVSTPIFYVNAAPHLGHLYSAVVADAIQRFEKLTDPNCNVLFSTGTDEHGTKIQQAASKVGQAPAEYCSTISEEYRRLFAEYNVEHTDFVRTTEDRHKKAVAHFWKELVEGGHIYKAVYSGWYSVSDESFVPEAHTREVVQNGRKVKVSVESGHEVEWTEEPNYMFRLSAFREHLQRWLKTDGVITPSKFQKQLQEQLERETYFPDISVSRPASRVHWAIRVPGDEDQSIYVWLDALVNYLTVTGYPDEDTMRARGRAWPVDVHVVGKDILKFHGVYWPAFLIAGRRHPPRRLVCHAHWTRDGVKMSKSLGNVVCPRNTPVTGDALRYFLLREGTLHSDANYSESKLINIVNSELADTLGNLVSRCCGAALNPRGEFPALHKAEAALLVRRDVTQALLTRVERLPDQCREYYSTYQFYKAVDETVAALHACNLFFEALKPWELRKENRQRELDVVLHLALETLRVSAIVLQPVIPQLATSLLDRLQIPKDCRSWEHCETPSWQVVGAIHETKNIRGGKFVLFPRVYPPAPRNKKKAAQ from the exons ATGAGATTAACATTGCGATTATTTTCTTCTGTTGTTCAAAAAAGACCATTTTTCGTTTCTACACCGATCTTCTATGTGAACGCCG CCCCTCACCTAGGGCACCTGTACTCTGCAGTGGTAGCGGACGCTATACAAAGGTTTGAGAAGCTGACAGACCCCAACTGCAATGTCTTGTTTAGCACAG GCACCGACGAGCACGGTACAAAGATCCAGCAAGCGGCCTCAAAAGTCGGACAAGCGCCAGCCGAGTATTGCTCGACAATCTCCGAGGAATACCGCCGTCTCTTCGCAGAGTACAACGTGGAACATACAGACTTCGTCAGAACTACGGAGGATAGACACAAGAAGGCTGTGGCTCACTTCTGG AAGGAGCTGGTAGAAGGCGGTCACATCTACAAAGCCGTGTATTCAGGCTGGTACAGCGTCAGTGACGAGAGCTTCGTGCCCGAGGCGCACACGAGGGAGGTCGTGCAAAACGGACGGAAG GTGAAGGTGTCAGTGGAGTCCGGGCACGAGGTGGAGTGGACCGAGGAACCCAACTACATGTTCCGTCTGAGCGCCTTCCGGGAACATTTACAGCGGTGGCTCAAAACAG ATGGAGTAATAACGCCCAGCAAGTTCCAAAAACAGCTCCAGGAACAGTTAGAGCGGGAAACTTATTTCCCCGACATCTCCGTCAGCCGACCCGCCTCGCGGGTTCACTGGGCTATCCGG GTACCAGGCGACGAAGACCAGAGTATATACGTGTGGCTGGACGCGCTGGTCAACTACCTCACCGTGACCGGATATCCGGACGAGGACACTATGCGAGCCCGCGGCCGCGCTTGGCCCGTCGACGTCCACGTTGTGGGGAAGGATATACTTAA ATTCCACGGGGTGTACTGGCCGGCGTTCCTGATAGCGGGCCGCCGCCACCCGCCGCGGAGGCTCGTGTGCCACGCGCACTGGACCAGGGACGGCGTCAAGATGTCCAAGTCTTTAGGCAATGTTGTCTGTCCGAGGAATACTCCGGTCACTGGCGATGCTTTAAGATACTTCCTGCTGAGGGAGGGGACGTTACATAGCGATGCCA ATTACAGTGAGAGCAAGTTAATAAACATAGTGAACTCGGAGCTGGCGGACACACTGGGCAACCTGGTGTCCCGCTGCTGCGGCGCCGCGCTCAACCCGCGAGGCGAGTTCCCCGCGCTGCACAAGGCCGAGGCGGCACTACTCGTCAGGCGGGATGTCACACAAGCGTTATTAACACGAGTGGAAAGATTACCAG ACCAATGCCGAGAATACTACTCGACGTACCAGTTCTACAAGGCGGTGGACGAGACCGTCGCCGCCCTCCACGCCTGCAACCTGTTCTTCGAGGCTCTCAAGCCGTGGGAACTGCGCAAG GAGAACCGCCAACGAGAGCTGGATGTAGTCCTGCACCTGGCTCTGGAGACCCTGAGGGTGTCCGCTATAGTGCTGCAGCCCGTCATACCGCAGCTGGCGACTAGCTTGCTAGACAGGCTACAGATCCCCAAGGACTGCAGGAGCTGGGAGCATTGTGAG ACGCCGTCGTGGCAGGTGGTGGGCGCCATCCACGAGACGAAGAACATCCGCGGCGGCAAGTTCGTGCTGTTCCCCCGAGTGTACCCGCCGGCGCCGCGGAACAAGAAGAAGGCCGCGCAGTGA